The Ascochyta rabiei chromosome 12, complete sequence DNA window TTGTGGTTGGGTTAGGGTCGGGGTAACACGTGACCGaacccaacccctacccaacccctacccatTCGCCAGCCTGAAGAAGATGAGCAAAACCTTAAAACTAGTCGGCACAGCTAGAACTTGTTAGCTTTGCAGGGCAACACAAGAACAAGCACAGATGAAGATTCGTGACGCGCCCCGTCCCGTACGCAAGCATGCTTGATCTGGAGTCAAgcacttttgccaagccgGTCCACTCCGGCTTCTGCAGCCGCCATCAACGTCAATCTCATGATCTGCGTGATTCGATAAAGCTTTATTAACCGTCCCGCGCAGCGGAACGCTTAAAGCTATTGACAGCGGTCGAGGTTTGACAGTCCCTTCACTCACCATACTGCTTACGGCTAGATCACCAAGGAAATGGTACGAATGCATCAAGTCAAGGCGTGCACGACGCGTCACAACACCAGGTCCCCATGCCACGACGAGTCCGTTGGCAGGGCAGGGCTGGAGAGTTAACCTCTGCTTTGCATTGCGAGGGAGCTTATTGGTGTGCAGAAGCTTACGTGTGTGGAGAGACGGGCGTGGTGTTCGAAACGTAACTAAGGCAGGAAAGAATCAGGAGCGCACTGGCGTGGACAGAGCTCTGTGCCTGACTGCGTTGAGGCATCAATGTTGCATTGGGAGTGAGAGTGGCGACGAAGCATATCGCGTTTGTCTTTGAGCGAAAGAGCGAGATACTTTCATCAGGACTGGGGGAAAACGCTCTCTGATGGATACGGCAACTGCAGCAGAATCTGGGGAACGTCAACGCTCACCGATCTTATCTCGTACTGCCTAGCATGTCTTTGCCAAGCCAGACGCCAGCCCTCGACCCATTGCCTTGCGTATGCTTGCTGACGACTCAGCCTGAGCGAGGCCTTGAGCAGGGCATACCTATTTGTCAGGATTCCTGCTCACCAGGAGCACCCCAAGCCTTGGGTTGGTCCGTAGTGGTCCGTTGTCGGCCATACCTAGGTACTAGTGCTTACAGATCACCTAAAGGATATAAGGGATACAGGAATTGCTCTAGTTCAGCAGCGGTTCGTCTATCCTTACCTGCAATACATCCTATTCTCTCTGATCATCTCGCCCCTGAGTCCTGTGATAACCTCCAAGCCTGACAATATCCACCGCTTCAAAGGTGGGACTGACTTCGAGGTGCTATGATATAAAGCTGCAGACCTCCAGTGTCCATAGAGCTATCATCACCAACTCATTCACTTCCTCACAACAACCCAATTATTTCTTTTCCTCGGCCCGTCCTTCGACATGAAGTTCATTTCCGCTCTTGTAGGAGCTGCTCTCCTCACTCAGCAGTCCGCTGCCCACCCGGACGACAGCCCCGAGGAGCACGCTCGTGAGATCGCTCAGCGCAATGCGTACTTGAGCACCCACAAGCGCTCGCTCGCTCACTGCGCCGAAGCACTGAAGGCTCGCGGCAACGATCTTGCTATGGCTCATCGCCGCAGCTTGGAGGTCAAGAAGATGCGCGCTAAGCGTGCCATCGACCAGGGTACGTTCAGTGCGGCATACACAGCTTGAGATTTGATTACTGACAAGTTTGACAGAGAAGAACTACCTCCGTGCTCGTGACCTCGACACTGTTCTTGCCACCTCCCACGCCTCCAATCGGACCGGCATCACTGCCGATACCGACCCGTCCGTGATCTTCGCTGGCAACAACTCCTGTATCCTCACCCCTGAGGTCACCTCGGGCCCGTACTGGGTTAAGGGCGAGATGATCCGCGAGGACATCACCGAGGACCAGAAGGGTGTGCCCCTGCACCTCGACATCCAGGTCATCGATGTCAACACATGCGAGCCCATCCCTTCTGTCTACCTCGAGATATGGAACTGCAACGCGACTGGTATATACTCCGGTGTTGTCTCCAGTCGCAACGGTGACGGCAGTGACGAGTCAAATCTCGACAAAACCTTCCTCCGCGGTATCTCGCAGACCGACGAGTGCGGTGTTGTGCAGTTCGACACTCTGTTCCCTGGCCATTACACCAACCGTGCTACCCATATCCACATCATGACGCACACTCTCGATGCTACTGTAAACGACAACAACACCCTGGCTGGTTCCTCACTCTCCCACGTCGGACAGATGTTCTTCGATCAGGACCTCATCGAGGCAGTCGATACCATCGAGCCGTACGCCAGCAACACCCAGGTGATTAAGGAGAACTACAAGGACACTTATCTGAAAGAGATGGCCAGCGAAGTTGACCCAATGGTCGAATACGTTTTTCTCGGTGACGATATATCCGAGGGTATCTTCGGATGGCTGTCTTTCGGCATGGACTCTAGTGCTTCTTACAACGTCACTCCTGCGGCCTACCTGTACGCTGACGGTGGCGTTACCAACAAAAACGCCAGCATAGGTCCTCCTCCCGGGACCAACAGTACATGATGCCGCTCCTTGCGATGCTACTGATCTTGCTATCGGCTGCACTTTGACCACTATCGTCTCGTCTGCTATCGTCTCGTCTGCTGTCGCCTCTTCTTCGGTTGCCGTCTCATCCGTTGTCGTCTCTCCCAGCCTCGCTGCCTCTGCCGCTCCCTCCGCTGCCCCATCCAAGGCTTCTCAGGGCGGTAAAGGCCAGAGCCAGAACAACGGTAAGtgtcagcagcagcagcagcaaggcCATCAGCAGGGCCATCAGCAGGCGCAGAAGCAGGACAATGGACCTCGCCACAACTAAGCTGAGCGTGGATATTTTAAGCACTGAGCAGCAGTTAGCGAAGAGCATAGCAAAGGAGCGTTTATAAGAACCATGTTTTCACACTCGTTAGGGAATCTGGTGGTTACCTGTACATTACACCCGAATGCAAGCATTTGACATGCGACCCAACCTCTGATCACGCCGTGCTCCTCTCCTTACCTGCCGCATTGAACCCCCCCACGCCTGACCGGGAACCGGGCTGGAACCGGAACGCTCCAACCCTGgattctctctctctctctctctctctctctatctctctctctctctctctctctctctcactCACGCATCACACGCCTGCAAGCCAGCCATCAGCGCCCCGAAACTCCGAGACCGAACCTTTGCCATTCCATCCTCTTTCCTCGCCTCCCCAACAGCCGGAGCCTGCTCGTCATCCCCAGCCATGCGCTCAAGCTGCCGCGCAACGGTCTCCTTGTCCAGCACGCGCTTGGCTTCCTCGAACCCCCCAATGTCCCTTGCGTTCGCATAGCCCAGCTCTCGCAGCCTGCGCATCGCAATGTCGCTCCGCCTGCCGCTTCGACAGTACAGGGTGATGCTGGCGTTCTTGTCCACTTCGATGCCTTGCTCCGAGTAGATTTCTGGGAGGCGGTCGATGGATGTGTACTCGATGTTGACCGTGGGCGCAAGGTCGGAGACGAGAGGACCTGTAGAGAACTCGAGCGGAGAGCGTACGTCGATTAAAAGTTCTTGCGGCATTGTGCGTTGATGTGCTGTGCGATTGGCAGAGTGGTACGAATAGGAGAGCTGGAGCTTGGGTTGCGCAAGGAATGGCGGGGCTCGAAGATGGAAGATGAGGATGAGCCCCACTTTGAAAGCTAACCACCACAGTCCCCATCACGATGCAAGTGGGTGTAGCCAAGGCTGTCTTGGTGATTGTTCATTTGTTCGCAGCTGCCTCATCGCGTTATATGCACATGGATACTATGACTAGGCAAAACTGCTTGCAGCTGCTGTGATGACAGCCTTGCTCTTGAACACCTGTGCCAGCTAAATCGTGGCTGCCATGTTGGCGTATCCTTTTGAACTCCTTCCCAGTATCGACAAGTCCCCATGAAACAGTGGTATAGAACAGCAAAGCATATGTAAGAATCGTGAATATCTGCAAAATAACACGCAAGGAGTGCTGGGTCGATGGGCGCCTAAGCGCCTTTACCAGCTGCGAAACGCCGGCTCAGCGTGACCAACATGGTTGAGGGTATCCTAAAAAGGTGAGGCGGCGCCTTGGTGCGCCTTGAAGTAAGTCTATGAGCCTTTCATCAGGCTGTTGTTGGAAAAGTTGAAGTTGAGGAACTCGAATTTTTCCCTGGAGGTAGTGCGGCTCTCAGCTGTGAGCGTGCTCTGGGCACTGTTGTCCACAGATGGAGACCCTCTGAGAGCATGTTGAAGCTCCCGTGGCTCGAGGAGGAGTGAGCGGCGATAGTAGCTCTGAACATTGGCTTGATCGCTCAACCGCACTCGCTGAATCTGTGCTTCCATCCAGTCTTGCATCTCTGGAATGGCGGCCAGATGATACGGCACCTGGAATGACTGCAACTGGCCAATGATCTTGGCCGTCTTCATGTGCTTGTCAAAGTTGATTACAGACTTGCTGTCAGTTCCAGACTCGCCAGGAAGTTGCCGAGTAGTGCCATTGCCGACATCGACGAACGTAAGATCGGTGAGATAGATCCCGACAAACGGAATACACGGTGCAACGTGGTTTTGTAGTCGTTGACGAAGGACAGCGTAGTTGCGCCCAACATCAGTGATTGTCTTCAGCTCGTCCAGTCGGACCTTGGTTTTGACGGAGACGAGCTCCCAAGTCTTCTTCAGACGCATAACCATCGAAGAGTTGAGAGAGCAGATGATGGCCATGAGGGAGTCGTAATTGTTTAGCTCCAGGCATTTTGCGGCGATCTTGACCCAGTGCTTAATCATAACAGCTCGCTTTTTTGCGTCTTCCAGGTGCAAGATCGTATCTGCAACCAGATTGGCTAGGTCAGTCGACAACTTTGACATTGCCTTGACGTTGACTGCCTTGGAATCACTCTTCTTGGTCCACTCCAGAGCCAAGAGCTCTTCGGGCTGAATGGCGCAGAAGAGTTTGGATTCGATTATGGTGAATTGCCTAGCCAGTTCCATGGGATCAAAGTCCAGAATGTTGCACTGCCCACGGCCTTCTTTGCTTGCTCTGAGAGCGTTGAGCTGGCCTTTAGTGACGATTGGCGATGGCGCATTGCTGTCGTTGGTTGAGAAGATCGTAGTGGAGATGCCAGTCTTGCCAATAGAAGAGACAAGTCTGGGCACGAGAGCTCCTGCACGAACCTCAGTGACCTTGGAGGTTAGCTCTGCAAGACGTTTGCCTGCTGTTGGTAGACATGCCCGGAGCTTCCCAGTCGCAAACGACAATATTAAGCCCAAGGCGACTGAATCGCTGTCAGCTGACCAATGGCTCTCCAGCCAGCCCTTGAAAACGTTGTAGACCCTGAGGCGAACTGGAACGCCGACCGTTTGGCTGTTTCCTATGTAGTCGAAGCGATCGATGAGGCTCTGCGCTAGTTCTGTTGGCGTCGTGAAGAGGCGGAACGTAAGGTAGAAGGTAGTGACAAAAACAGCATCAGGAGTGGCCTCATGTGTAGTGAGCTGCTCCACGAGCGCAGGAAGAGAGCCACCAGAGATCTGACCTTCCTTGTTGTACGCGAGCTCATGGACGTATGTCGTCTCCAGCAAATGTTCTTCACCAGCCGCAACGTCTTCGTTTGCCAACGAGCGAAGTTCGGAAGAACTGCCGAAGCTACTGAGAAGTGTCTGGAAGCTCTGTTTCTTGGAAGGTACGTGGTGATCCGGGGTCGTTGCGCGAGTAGACGTGTGCGAAACAACGCTGCCATTGCTAATGCTGAAGTGAAACGTACTGTTCGAGTCCGCGACTGAAGCATTGACACTGTCACTCCGGGCTGTTTTGGTGGTTGGTGGCTGCGTGACACCTGTAGGACATGCCGTAAGCTCGTACGTCGCAAGTTGAGCTGAAGTGATAGCATGGTCTTCGCTGAGGGGCTGCAAGGATGAGGTAAACGAGAGAGCCGTCGGACTTTCTGGGCTTTCAGCAACCGCTGCAGGAATAGTGGGCGGCAATTCCAAGCTGTCCGTATCCGAAGACGACTGCTTTGGAATATCCGGCAAGGGTTTCGACTCAAGGACCACAGAAGGCGGCAAGGCTTGTTCATCTTCGGCCGGTGGTGCCGGCAGTGGCTTGTCGGTCTCCAGTATACACTCTGAGATTTTTTGGGTCGCATCAAGGTCCTCCTGAGGCTCATGTGACAGTCCCGGACCGGCCGCGTCCAACTCAAAGTCACCAGTCTTCTCGATGACCAATCGAGCTTTGGCAACACAGTCGCCAGCAGACCGAACACAACTAGTGGCGGCAGCGACGAGCTGTTTACCGGAACTTGGTGTAAAGACCACCTCGTCCATGTCGGCATCGGAGGCATTGAACATATCTTTCGTAGCCTGTACTAGCTCGGTAAGTCGCAGGTACATGACGTCGCGTGTTTCTTCCAAAGCTTTCGATCTTCTCGAGTCGCGTTCCCATACTTCTTCGACAACGGTAAGGAGCTGGCGACAAGCAACGACGGATTGCTGGGTGATATGCGCCAGCTCATCCGAAGACCTCGATTGCAGATGCAACCCAATAAAAGATCCAATGAATCCCAGGAATGAGTCTTGAGCGGCGTTCAGCCGTTCCGAAACAAGGTTCTCCTTTCGAGCACCTGGCGAAGCTCCTGTGTACGACAGTCGGTGGGTGACGGAGAGTCTCTTGACTTGGGTCTGAGGATGAGTGGACAAGGTGGGCGAGTGGAGTACGTCTGATTCCGAGGGTAGGGAAAATGCAACCGAGAGACGATTGAGGTTGCGTGGTGGCTGACCTGTCGTCGTGGCGTCCGGGTTATCGTGCGCTAGATTGGGGGCTTGTGTTACTGGAGATTCGCTTCCATTCGCCAGTAGACTGTCATCCTCTACTCGAATTGGCGCCGATGACGGTAGCACGACAGCGTCAGCAGAGTCTGCCGGCGGTGTCAATGGGCGATGAGTGTTCCCGTGGTTCAGCTCGAGCGACAAGGACACAGCATCTGTTGCCCAGATATCGAGAAATCGGACCGCTCGTGTCACAAGCTTAAAAGACTTCAGCACGAGCTCATCCAGCTGCCCGAATACTGACACCGCATCCTCGTTGGACTGTAGTGTTTCTTGCAGCTTCTTCGCGGTCTTGACGAGTGTGGACAAATCACCCAGAAGCCCTTTTCGCATGCGCCGCAAGCCGACATGCGCCACGATCAAGGTCGAGTCTCTTGAAAGACAGTCGGTTCTTTCCTAGCCATCGTAAGTGGCTGTCGTGTGAGCATGGTGTAGCTTTGACTTACTAGAAAGAATCGTATACCGGCAATCATCCCTCGAACGTAGTCCTGCCTTGTGAATGCATCCAGGTTTCCGCTCTCGCCGTCTCGAACGAGGTCCCATAGATGCGTCAGTGCATTGAGTAAGTTGCGAATCGTAGGATGGTCGTATGGCTCGCAGTAATTTGTGGGCAGCCACCCACGTGCTCCGGAGCCGATCAAAGTACCATCAGCCCACCCATTGGGATGTACGGAATGTACCAGGATGACGTCGCCCTGCTGGATCGCTACTGTTATCGACGATTCATCTGTCGACGAGGATACGGTAGAAGCTGGGAGGTAGTGGTAGAAGGCGCGCAGATAGTGGTGGAAAACAGGCTGCGCAGGAAGAGGTTCTGCTGTCGAGTCGTCTACTGTAATAGGCGTCAATGGAGGTGATATCTGCGACTGTGCCTGTGACCGTATCGAAAGAGCTCGCGAAGACGATTGGCGACTATGGCCGAAGATGGTGGTGCGCAATTTCCTAGGCGATTTGGAGATGCTGAGGGGTGCAACCATGTCAGTCGAGTACCTTTCCACCTCTTCTGAGTCGATGGTGTGGTCACTCATCCTTGGGGTGGTGTACAGCGAACGGTGGGAGGTGAGGGTACAAGAAGTGAGTCGCTAATTGGGCGCCGCAGCTTCGGTGCGCTGCAGCATCGAATCCAAAGACTAAACGTCGGTCAAAGCGTGGTACCGAATGCACTTGATCGCCCCGGCGCGGTTCAAGGTGGTTATGGTATGGTAGAAGAAGGGAGCGAGAGCTTAGACGATGTtgggtgttggtgttggtgttggtgttgatgttgatgttgctCGCTTGCTGTTGCCATGTCATTATTGTGATCGGGATGGGGTGGGTGAGGAATGGTGCCGCCCGATTGGGCGTGGTGAAGGAATGTGGTGAATGTAGGCGACAATCACGAGGCGGCGCACTCGATGCAACCAACGAGGAGGGTTGAATGACGGTGGCGACGCAGTGAATGCGCTCGAATGGCAATGCAACAGGGGTGGCCGGCGTGTTGGCTTCACAGTAGAGGGAGTATTTACCTAAGTGACTGAAGACGGCGGTATGGAGGCGAGCCGTGAAACAGCCAGCTGAATTCAATGCGCCGGGGAGAGGTGGAGCAGTAGGCGTGAGGCGTGAGGCGCGAGGCGTGAGGCGCGAGGCGTGAGGCGTGAGGCGCGAACAGGGAACGGACGAGGTCTCAGACACCGTCAGTCTTCTCGTCGACGACGCCGAATCGATACTGGGGGGTGATAAGGAGGGGCAGGTGCTCGATatgcagcgtgcagcaaccagGGCCCAGCGGTGACGCGCCTTCTGGCAGGCAGTACGGAGTACGTGAGGAAGGGATCGTGGGCCGTTGCTGCAAGGGTCGGGCCTACGCTCGAGTCGTCGCCGACAGGGAGAGACAAGGCGAGGTCAACGGTCGTCTGTTGCTGGTGCGGCGCTCAGGCGAGTCAGGGCTCAGATTGTGGGAAGGAAGGAGCGATTGTGGTGGGAAACAACAGCCATgaccagaaccagaaccagaaccagaaccagaacaaGAAcgagaacaagaacaagaacaagaacggCAAGACGGACAGGCAAACGCACACACAACAACTGCGCACTGTACAGACGATGGCACACACGCGACGGCGAGACAACCAGGTGGTGACGAGAGCAGACATGGTGCACGCAGGACCGCCGCACTATTATTGCTCGTCCATGGCGGATGGATCCCTCGACCCCCGTCGTGACCTGCAGCGAACTGACGGCTTGGGGGGCAAGCTCGTAAAGCTCCAGGGCCCAACATGGCTGCTCGCTGCGCAGGCCGCATAGTGCCAGGGCGCGGCAGGGGTGGGCGGCCAGGGAGCGATGGCGGGCCCTGCGGCGTCGTGACTGCTCATTCCAGGCCGTGCGCGAGGGAGGCCGGGGAAACACCACCGGCCTCCGAGCCCTTGCGCTTGCACCTGCGTTGCTCAACCTCGAGCCCTTTGCGCGTCGCGTCTGATGATCCAGCAGACCGACGTGAGGAATCTGGACCCACGCGCACGGCGTTGCTGTGCAGTGCATCGCATCTCGAGTCACCAGCCCCCGCAGCCCTGGCAGCCATCGCAGCCCTCGCAGCCCTCGCAGCCCTCGTCCAAGGTGCGCAAGCACGCGCCGAGGGCATGACACGGACATGACATGCCTGACAGCACCGCCGTGACTCGAGCTGCCTGTCACAACTGCGGTTGCCCGCATAAAGGCCCGCGCAGCATGCACGCACCCGACTACCCAGGGCTCTTGCGCGAGGCTGCTCATCTCATTGAATGATTGAACACTCACGCCCCAGCCTCTTTTGGCTCAATGAGCTAGGGATCCACTGCCTTGCTCAAGCTGTCTAGCCCGCAACAGGCATCTCCTGAACGGCACTCGATCCGCGGCTGCCGTGGCGGACGCTTCCCATCCCTCCCCGGGATTGTCTTCTGCATTGCGACGCATGCTCCTCATTGGCTGTCACCGGGAAGCTTTCGCAAAAAGCCACATGGCTGCAGTGCTGCAGTGCTGCCATAATCATCGCACAGCACAAGCAGCATAGCAAGCCATCCCGCTCCTTCGACATCGTCCGTCCGTCGCACCATCAGAGCGCAGTGGCCCTCAAAGGCCAACTGTTCGCCAGACGTCATGTCTTAGCCAAGGGACCTCTCCATGCGTGGGGAGATACCCACTTCGACTCCCCGCTAGATATCGCCTTTCCCTCCGCTTGAAAAGCTTTCAAGGTCCCGTACTGGCCTGGCCCGCCCTCGCACGCCTTACCACACTGAACTCGCGGGGAAACGTCAAGAGCAGTTTCAAATTTGGCAACCTGCCGAGCGAGCGTAATCGAGCACCGGCTCTGCTCTACTCCACATGTTGACCGTCACTGTTGCAATGCTAGGGCGTTGGATGTAGGCACCCTCACCGGAAACCCCTTGAGGTATCTGAAGTTTGTATCGCAGCAAAAGCGCATGTGCACCGCAGGATGCAAGCACTAGCTGCATGGATGATGATGCTGTGCGACCAAAGCGCATGCAGGGCATATCGATATCTCAACTCGCATACACCGCAACATCCACCCTTTCTCAACAAGGGCACCGTCCAATGTACAAAAGTGCGCCAAACAACCTCGGTCCGCTTCGCTGCTCGGTCAAGCTTTGGAATCGTCTTGCGTACACAACCTGTCTTTCAAGACATCCAATAAGGGTTGCTGGCAATCAAAAGCAGCGTCCAAGGCTCCATGTCACCCGCTTCCGAGTGCTCTTTTCGGCAACGCTCGCTATGGTATAATACGAGCCTCTGGTAGATGCCCTAGGTACTCCTAGATTCCATCTTCCTGACTTCTAGACTCGCAACCTTCCCCATTTGTAAATAGGTCTCTGTACTTTCACGTGAAGCAGGGGCAATGCCCAATGCGCAGCAAGAATTGATGTTCGTATGTGTCCATCACCTACCGGCAAACTCTCGCAACAGTACTCCTTGTCGCAGACTCGCTCATCCTCACCCCTTCACCACAACGGGATCGCGATCTGCACCAGGGTGGCCCAAATCTTCAAGACTTGGTCGGCACCTATGCATGTTCTGGTTATCGTCTGCATAACTTGAACTTTTCGAGCCTCAGACAACCCCTTCTGGATATCGGAAGTTAGTCCACGACTTTCCAATACTTGAACTTTTAGAGCCTTCAGAGGATCCCTTCTGGATTTTGGAAGTTAGTCCACGACTTTTCAATACTTGAACTTTTCAAGCCTCAGACAACCCCTTCTGGGTATCGGAAGTTAGCCCACAACTTTTCAATACTTGAACTTTTCAAGCCTCAGACAACCCCTTCTGGGTATCGGAAGTTAGCCCACAACTTTTCAATACTTGAACTTTTCAAGCCTCAGACAACTCCTTCTGGGTATCGGAACTTAGTCCACGACTTTCCCATACCTGAACATCAAAAAACATGCTGCATACACATGTCATTTGTCCAGTGAAGACACCCTGCAGCTCACAAGAACACAAGAACACAGACAACGTGCACTAGAAATCCTCATCCATCAAGCGCTACACTGGCAGTTCGCCGGAGCGTACACACATGTACACCACAATGCATGCTCACGGCAGCTCACGTCTCGTCTCTGAACTCAATATGGGATAGAGTTCAGACTTTACGAATGACGTAGGATCATTGCGGTCCAGCCCACTTTCTAACTTCTGTCAATACAATTCAAGCTTAAGCCTGTCTGTCAGCCCGCGTATCGTGCGTACAGATGTAGGATCTGGCGCATTGCGATTGGGTTTGTCTCAAATACAACCGGAGAGAGGGTTCCACGGGTTCCCATCGTGTCGATCAACTTGCTATGCCTGCGAGCATCTTCATTTTGCTCAACTGCGCTACGCTACGCGATGAAGGCCTTGAGCGGACTTTGCTCCGTCGGGTATATGAGCGACATTCACATACCTCTTCAGGTTCTTCCAAGCTAAACAGATCTCGAGCCTCCACCTCAACAAACTCTGCCTGCGAAGTGATGGAGATGGCACCACTGAGGCGCGCGCCGTCCACGGGGCACTCCCTTAGCCGCCGCTATCAAATCGTCGATCGCTGATCCCCGAACCTCTTGGTTTTGTTTTGGAGCTTTTCCCTCAGCCGTTTTCATTATGCATGGTGATTGGGAAGCACCATCTCAGCACCTCGCCGAATCATCAAGATATGAGCATCTTCTCCAGATTAGATAGGCGTGGAGCCTCTGGCTTTACCCTGTCGTGAATGGCATGGATTAGTGACTCTGATTTGGGCCGCCAGACCCCTGTCTGAAACAGCCACGAGCCTCTCCTCATTCGCAACAAGGCGACCCAGGGGCATGGACAGGCATAGCAGCCTTGCCGTTAACTGGCAGTCTGGCCGATGCACACTTACCGGTGCGTGGGATGCGCAAAGGCTTGACTTGGAGGTCATGTGAGTACCCCAAGAGGCAACACGAGGCACGATGAGCTTGACCATACAAGATGAGCAGCGCGCTCAATCTCTACACGGACGTGTTCTTCTCCGGCTGCGAAGAAATGAGGCGGGTCGTATGCGGTAGATCCGTACGTAACTCGTCCATTCAAGTGCACACACAAGAGCCCGGAACACTCCGACCCGATTTCGGTCACTTTCAAAGGATTTTCGGACAAGGACCAGGTCCAAGTCACCCTTGTTGACGAGATCAACATGATGCCCCAGCATACGTACCCTTGAGGAGCAGGGAGGAAGCGCTTTGCAACGACTTGTTCACCAGAGCAACGCTTTGCCGGCAACCAGCTGACAGGAATAATCTATCGCAGGCGTTTTCAAAGTACGCTACCAAGGGAACAACGTTGTGCGACCTCCCGACCTACCATTACCATCACAATGGCCTGCACCCGGGTTCAACAGAACGGCAAATGTTCTGCATACGGACCACACTCGGCATCACGTCGTCCCGAAACTCCCGCTGCAATGCTTTTCAAACGCTGTGGACAGGCGCACAACCACCAGCGCAAATGAACGGTTATCGCTTTTTGAACAAGGGCTGAGGATCTCGCCAATGACTACTCGGATTTGCACAGACATCCCTTGCATACAAGGCCTGCTAGCCACATGCGTGGTCGAACGTTCGCCCCATCCAGAATCATTTGTGCAAGTACCGCTTCCGCGTCTGAGGCGGCAATGCGGCGCAACGGTGGCCCTGGCAATCGGCACATTTCTCTATACTCCCAGTGCTGAGACGAGGGCTAGCTGCGCCTGAACCTTGTGGGCAAAGGATTGTTGACCGCTGAGCTACGCCACATTGGCACAATCGTGGGCTGCTCCTACGGATAATGTCACGTCAGATTTCCGAAAGGATGCAACTTGCTCGGGTGGGGTACGAGCCTTACGCAGGTACCATCTCATCTGAGAGACGAATTCGGCCCTGAATAGGTGCGAATCGATGTAAAATTACCTTCCGTTTCCGGCAGTTGCCTGAGTCCAAGGGTGCTCGGAGACATCCGAAGCACCAGCCTCATGCGCCGGAGAGGAACAGCGAGTCTTTTGCGGATGATATCTGACGCCAAGCAGATCTTGCGTGCTTCGGAACAGTAATCAGAGTATGACGCAAAGCGGTCAAGTGGGGCGTATCATTGTAACCCCCTCCCTGCACATCGTTCGCAGCACAATCCGTATTTACTGTTGGGCAACTATACCTAGCTTCAGTCTGCTGGATCGGCTTTTACGAGACACTGCGAGGTTCTACAAGTTAAGGCCAGGTCCACAAGCACGATATGATCTAATACAAGTGATTTGTTAATTGTCTTTAGGTCCAGCGTTGAATTCGCGGAAGAACTATTCATCGGCTCAAAACGTACAGTGTCCCATTCAGAGCACAGCAATGCTATATGTCAGGATGATCCCCAGCTCACGGTGCGCATATGCATTATGCTATAGGATATATGCAGTCACACGTGCAGCCAACGAGGCAGTCGACTGAATGACATCCATTCAACTCTCAGCAGAATCCAAACTGAGGCCTACTCGCACCACAGACAGTCGCAAGAACA harbors:
- a CDS encoding Ras guanine nucleotide exchange factor bud5 yields the protein MSDHTIDSEEVERYSTDMVAPLSISKSPRKLRTTIFGHSRQSSSRALSIRSQAQSQISPPLTPITVDDSTAEPLPAQPVFHHYLRAFYHYLPASTVSSSTDESSITVAIQQGDVILVHSVHPNGWADGTLIGSGARGWLPTNYCEPYDHPTIRNLLNALTHLWDLVRDGESGNLDAFTRQDYVRGMIAGIRFFLERTDCLSRDSTLIVAHVGLRRMRKGLLGDLSTLVKTAKKLQETLQSNEDAVSVFGQLDELVLKSFKLVTRAVRFLDIWATDAVSLSLELNHGNTHRPLTPPADSADAVVLPSSAPIRVEDDSLLANGSESPVTQAPNLAHDNPDATTTGQPPRNLNRLSVAFSLPSESDVLHSPTLSTHPQTQVKRLSVTHRLSYTGASPGARKENLVSERLNAAQDSFLGFIGSFIGLHLQSRSSDELAHITQQSVVACRQLLTVVEEVWERDSRRSKALEETRDVMYLRLTELVQATKDMFNASDADMDEVVFTPSSGKQLVAAATSCVRSAGDCVAKARLVIEKTGDFELDAAGPGLSHEPQEDLDATQKISECILETDKPLPAPPAEDEQALPPSVVLESKPLPDIPKQSSSDTDSLELPPTIPAAVAESPESPTALSFTSSLQPLSEDHAITSAQLATYELTACPTGVTQPPTTKTARSDSVNASVADSNSTFHFSISNGSVVSHTSTRATTPDHHVPSKKQSFQTLLSSFGSSSELRSLANEDVAAGEEHLLETTYVHELAYNKEGQISGGSLPALVEQLTTHEATPDAVFVTTFYLTFRLFTTPTELAQSLIDRFDYIGNSQTVGVPVRLRVYNVFKGWLESHWSADSDSVALGLILSFATGKLRACLPTAGKRLAELTSKVTEVRAGALVPRLVSSIGKTGISTTIFSTNDSNAPSPIVTKGQLNALRASKEGRGQCNILDFDPMELARQFTIIESKLFCAIQPEELLALEWTKKSDSKAVNVKAMSKLSTDLANLVADTILHLEDAKKRAVMIKHWVKIAAKCLELNNYDSLMAIICSLNSSMVMRLKKTWELVSVKTKVRLDELKTITDVGRNYAVLRQRLQNHVAPCIPFVGIYLTDLTFVDVGNGTTRQLPGESGTDSKSVINFDKHMKTAKIIGQLQSFQVPYHLAAIPEMQDWMEAQIQRVRLSDQANVQSYYRRSLLLEPRELQHALRGSPSVDNSAQSTLTAESRTTSREKFEFLNFNFSNNSLMKGS